Proteins encoded in a region of the Candidatus Neomarinimicrobiota bacterium genome:
- the accC gene encoding acetyl-CoA carboxylase biotin carboxylase subunit, with product MNKILIANRGEIALRAVRACHELGIPTVAVYSTADELSLHVRFADEAVCIGPPQSQESYLNIPQIISAAEVTGSDAIHPGYGFLAENPEFAQICSDNGFIFIGPSAEVIQSMGDKASAKATMKKAGVPVIPGSDGVLVDVGAAGIAADEIGYPVILKASAGGGGKGMRIVHSGEELEKAFTMANAEAEKAFNNGALYLEKYIEGPRHIEFQIFGDQHGNIIHFGERECSIQRRHQKLVEESPSPVIDDDLRKMMGEMAVRGAKLIDYVGAGTVEFLFDDATREFYFMEMNTRIQVEHPVTEMVIGKDLLKMQIKVAAGDEIPAYLASVKPRGHALECRINAEDPANNFAPSPKRVDSFHAPGGNGVRMDTHVYAGYQISPYYDSLIAKLIVHGDDRSTAINRMQRALEETIIEGPHTTIPYHQAIMRDKRFRDGAIDTSFIESFDYSPEEGY from the coding sequence ATGAACAAGATTCTTATCGCCAACCGGGGAGAAATTGCGCTGAGAGCTGTCAGAGCGTGCCATGAACTGGGCATTCCTACGGTGGCAGTCTATTCGACGGCTGATGAGCTTTCCCTTCATGTCCGGTTTGCTGACGAAGCAGTATGTATAGGTCCCCCGCAGAGTCAGGAAAGTTATCTCAATATACCGCAGATCATCAGCGCCGCCGAGGTCACCGGCAGCGATGCAATTCATCCCGGTTACGGTTTCCTTGCTGAAAACCCCGAGTTTGCCCAGATCTGCAGTGACAACGGTTTTATATTCATAGGTCCGAGTGCTGAGGTCATTCAGTCAATGGGAGATAAGGCGTCCGCCAAAGCGACCATGAAAAAGGCCGGTGTCCCCGTCATTCCGGGTAGTGATGGTGTGTTGGTAGACGTGGGTGCTGCCGGGATAGCGGCCGATGAAATTGGCTATCCCGTTATACTGAAAGCGTCGGCGGGGGGCGGCGGCAAAGGGATGAGAATCGTACATAGTGGAGAAGAACTGGAAAAAGCATTCACCATGGCTAACGCAGAAGCTGAAAAAGCGTTCAACAACGGTGCACTCTATCTCGAAAAATATATAGAGGGGCCGCGTCATATTGAATTTCAAATTTTCGGTGATCAGCACGGAAACATTATTCATTTTGGAGAGCGTGAATGTTCCATTCAACGCAGACATCAGAAACTTGTTGAGGAATCTCCTTCGCCAGTCATCGATGATGATCTAAGAAAAATGATGGGAGAAATGGCCGTCCGAGGAGCAAAATTGATTGATTATGTAGGTGCGGGTACCGTGGAATTCCTGTTTGATGACGCCACCAGAGAGTTCTATTTTATGGAGATGAATACGCGTATTCAGGTGGAGCACCCAGTAACCGAAATGGTGATCGGGAAGGATTTGCTTAAGATGCAGATCAAGGTTGCCGCCGGAGATGAAATCCCGGCTTATCTCGCTTCGGTCAAGCCTCGCGGCCACGCGCTGGAATGTCGTATCAACGCCGAAGATCCCGCGAACAACTTTGCCCCGTCACCAAAGCGGGTGGATAGTTTTCATGCGCCGGGCGGAAATGGTGTCCGTATGGATACTCACGTATATGCCGGTTATCAGATTTCGCCTTACTACGATTCACTCATTGCCAAGCTTATTGTGCACGGCGATGACCGCTCTACAGCCATCAATCGTATGCAGCGGGCGCTGG
- the accB gene encoding acetyl-CoA carboxylase biotin carboxyl carrier protein, with protein MWNVLNSMWQDKLQRIIEMLEASDVNEIEVNFWGRKFRVSKGADAFADSASVTQPSTVTVENTVPETEPTQEVSPEAGKEESGGVEITAPMVGTFYAASSPESPPFVNVGDHVSAGQILCIIEAMKIMNEIESDITGRIDRVLVQNAKPVEYGQPIFIITPD; from the coding sequence ATGTGGAACGTGTTAAATAGTATGTGGCAGGATAAACTGCAGAGGATCATCGAGATGCTCGAGGCCTCGGATGTTAATGAGATAGAAGTCAATTTCTGGGGACGGAAGTTCCGGGTATCCAAAGGTGCTGATGCTTTTGCCGATTCGGCTTCAGTGACTCAACCCTCTACGGTGACGGTGGAGAATACTGTACCAGAGACTGAGCCTACTCAAGAAGTGTCACCGGAGGCCGGGAAAGAAGAATCGGGAGGTGTAGAGATAACGGCGCCAATGGTGGGGACGTTCTATGCAGCCTCTTCACCGGAGTCGCCACCATTCGTAAATGTGGGCGATCATGTCAGCGCTGGACAGATACTTTGTATCATTGAGGCTATGAAGATAATGAATGAAATCGAGTCCGATATCACCGGTCGGATCGACAGGGTTCTTGTGCAGAATGCTAAGCCGGTGGAGTACGGTCAGCCTATCTTCATCATAACTCCCGACTAG
- the efp gene encoding elongation factor P → MATTANIRNGMVIDHKGQRMKIISFLHVKPGKGGAFVRTKLKNIITGQVIDTTFRAGEKIKPLRLDSKEMQYLYNEGESAIFMDLESFEQINVSHGMMIDELPFMKEGMSLAIDSIDDEIIGVKTPVFVELAVKKSDPGVRGNTATGGTKPVELETGHIATVPLFVDEGDVLKIDTRTGEYVERVK, encoded by the coding sequence ATGGCGACGACAGCAAATATTAGAAACGGGATGGTGATAGATCATAAAGGTCAGCGGATGAAAATCATCTCTTTTCTCCACGTCAAACCGGGAAAGGGAGGCGCATTCGTAAGAACAAAGCTTAAGAATATCATTACTGGCCAGGTGATCGATACCACGTTTCGGGCAGGTGAAAAAATCAAGCCACTGCGGCTCGATTCGAAAGAGATGCAATACCTTTACAACGAAGGAGAATCGGCCATCTTTATGGATCTTGAGTCCTTTGAGCAGATTAACGTCTCTCATGGTATGATGATTGACGAACTGCCGTTCATGAAAGAGGGAATGAGCTTGGCAATTGATTCAATTGACGATGAGATTATTGGAGTTAAAACGCCGGTTTTCGTGGAGTTGGCAGTAAAAAAATCTGATCCCGGTGTGAGGGGTAACACAGCTACGGGAGGTACAAAACCTGTTGAACTAGAAACGGGACACATTGCCACGGTCCCTCTGTTTGTGGATGAAGGGGATGTACTTAAAATCGATACGCGAACTGGAGAATATGTGGAACGTGTTAAATAG
- a CDS encoding DUF350 domain-containing protein yields the protein MDPFGLQSVLMSYLRAIGWSVVAALGFSLGIGLAIKVFDWMSTDIDEWQEIKNGNIGVSLIFIALILSVAALVYKVI from the coding sequence ATGGATCCATTTGGTCTTCAATCGGTTTTAATGAGCTATCTGCGAGCTATCGGCTGGTCAGTTGTGGCAGCCCTTGGCTTCTCACTCGGCATAGGTCTCGCGATCAAGGTTTTTGACTGGATGTCTACCGACATTGATGAGTGGCAGGAAATCAAGAATGGCAACATAGGCGTGTCACTGATTTTTATTGCACTTATCCTTTCGGTCGCGGCGCTGGTTTACAAAGTTATCTGA
- the hutI gene encoding imidazolonepropionase, with product MSLKIINIGQLATFNPEKGKVERSAGVEVECENGLITSVGLDLTPADKELDAEGALVTPGFVDCHTHPIFAASRAEEFSQRVAGKTYQEIAADAGGIMSSVRSFREMDEVQLVEAVKRRMERFLSLGTTTVEAKSGYGLSTESELKSLSVLSSVAEEVEVDIIPTFLGAHDFPEEFSDNKEAYIDLICQEMIPAVAEQAVAEFCDVFCEDGWFDVSSSRRILTAAREYGMKLRLHADEFKDSGAASLAAELKVSSADHLMHVSEEAISDMAQAGVVATLLPGTTFFLGKSAYAPARRFIKAGVEVAVATDYNPGSSMIQSMPFVMSLACLYMGMTVTEAFSSATYGAAKSLGREDVLGSILPGKQADIILWNINSLEEIPYYIADNRVRSVIKKGKLVHGSQ from the coding sequence ATGAGTCTGAAAATCATCAATATCGGTCAATTAGCCACGTTCAATCCTGAGAAGGGCAAAGTAGAAAGGTCGGCAGGAGTGGAAGTTGAATGTGAGAATGGTCTTATCACTTCTGTCGGATTAGATCTCACCCCAGCTGATAAAGAGCTAGACGCGGAGGGTGCACTGGTAACGCCCGGCTTTGTCGATTGTCACACTCATCCCATTTTTGCGGCATCCCGTGCCGAAGAATTTTCGCAACGCGTAGCCGGAAAGACGTACCAAGAGATCGCTGCTGACGCCGGCGGCATCATGTCAAGTGTCCGGAGTTTTAGGGAGATGGATGAAGTCCAGCTCGTTGAGGCTGTAAAGAGGCGAATGGAGAGGTTTCTGTCTCTCGGAACGACAACGGTGGAAGCGAAGAGCGGCTACGGTCTTTCTACTGAATCGGAGCTGAAATCGCTATCTGTTCTCTCAAGCGTAGCTGAAGAAGTCGAAGTAGACATTATCCCAACTTTCCTGGGCGCCCACGATTTTCCCGAAGAGTTCAGCGATAATAAAGAGGCATACATTGATCTCATCTGCCAAGAGATGATTCCTGCCGTTGCTGAGCAGGCAGTTGCTGAGTTTTGCGACGTTTTTTGTGAGGATGGATGGTTTGATGTTTCCAGCTCGAGACGGATTTTGACGGCGGCGAGAGAGTACGGCATGAAGCTGCGCCTGCATGCTGATGAGTTCAAGGATTCCGGGGCCGCCTCGCTGGCCGCTGAGTTAAAGGTTTCATCAGCTGATCACCTGATGCATGTCTCAGAGGAAGCGATCTCAGACATGGCGCAAGCCGGTGTTGTCGCGACTCTGCTTCCCGGGACAACTTTCTTCCTCGGAAAGTCAGCATATGCTCCTGCCAGACGATTCATAAAAGCGGGAGTGGAGGTGGCTGTTGCTACAGACTATAATCCGGGCAGCTCCATGATACAGTCCATGCCGTTTGTGATGTCGCTGGCTTGTCTGTACATGGGTATGACTGTCACTGAGGCTTTCAGTAGCGCTACATACGGCGCGGCAAAATCATTGGGGAGAGAAGACGTCTTGGGTTCGATTCTTCCCGGGAAACAGGCTGATATCATTCTCTGGAATATTAACAGTCTGGAGGAAATTCCGTACTACATCGCTGATAATCGGGTGCGGTCGGTTATTAAAAAAGGTAAACTCGTCCACGGCAGTCAGTAA
- the hutU gene encoding urocanate hydratase, producing MSEPRIVHAATGTHLSCKGWQQEAAYRMIQNNLDPDVAEKPDELIVYGGMGKAARNWDCFDAILASLKNLDHDESLLIQSGKPVGIFRTHPYSPRVLISNSMLVPNWADWETFRELDKLGLMMYGQMTAGSWIYIGTQGILQGTYETFTAAANRHFNDDLRGRLILTAGLGGMGGAQPLAATMNEAVMIAVEIDPLRIQRRVETGYLDVMVESLDGALNIARKFQDKGKPQSIGLLGNAADIFPAFLKQDVIPDMVTDQTSAHDELYGYVPNEIPFDMVETVRKNNPDKYIHLSYQSMVQHCRAMVEMQSRGAVVFDYGNNLRGQALKGGYDDAFAYPGFVPAYIRPLFCDGKGPFRWVALSGDPEDIARTDEKVVELFPQDKALCRWIELAHEKVKFQGLPARICWLGYGDRAKLGLAMNELVASGEVKAPIVIGRDHLDTGSVASPYRETEGMKDGSDAIADWPVLNALLNVASGASWVSVHHGGGVGMGLAIHAGQVIVADGTPEMAGRLERVLNNDPGIGVVRHADAGYGLARDNARKWKIQIPMLEDQ from the coding sequence ATGTCTGAACCGCGCATAGTCCACGCAGCGACAGGTACTCATCTGAGCTGCAAAGGGTGGCAGCAGGAAGCTGCCTACCGGATGATCCAGAATAATCTCGATCCTGATGTTGCTGAGAAGCCGGACGAACTTATTGTCTATGGCGGAATGGGCAAGGCGGCCAGAAATTGGGACTGCTTCGACGCGATACTCGCATCGTTAAAGAATCTTGATCATGATGAGTCGCTTCTGATCCAATCGGGGAAGCCGGTTGGTATATTTAGAACTCACCCATATTCACCGCGCGTCCTGATCTCGAACTCCATGCTCGTTCCCAATTGGGCTGACTGGGAAACCTTTCGTGAACTGGACAAGTTAGGGCTCATGATGTACGGTCAGATGACGGCTGGCAGCTGGATCTATATCGGTACTCAAGGGATTCTTCAGGGTACCTACGAGACGTTTACAGCGGCGGCGAACAGACATTTCAATGACGATTTGAGGGGACGTTTGATTCTGACCGCGGGCCTTGGAGGGATGGGCGGAGCTCAACCGCTTGCGGCTACTATGAATGAAGCGGTCATGATAGCAGTTGAGATAGATCCGCTAAGAATTCAGCGCCGGGTTGAAACGGGCTACCTCGATGTTATGGTGGAATCACTCGATGGGGCACTTAACATTGCACGAAAATTCCAAGATAAGGGAAAACCCCAATCGATAGGTCTCTTAGGTAACGCAGCCGATATATTTCCTGCATTCCTGAAACAGGACGTAATCCCGGATATGGTAACGGATCAGACATCAGCCCACGACGAACTTTACGGTTATGTGCCCAATGAAATTCCATTTGACATGGTAGAAACGGTCAGAAAGAACAATCCGGACAAATATATACACCTTTCCTATCAATCGATGGTTCAGCACTGCAGGGCGATGGTGGAGATGCAGTCACGGGGGGCAGTTGTGTTTGACTACGGCAACAATCTGAGAGGGCAGGCGCTGAAAGGCGGTTATGATGATGCATTCGCCTATCCCGGATTTGTACCTGCTTATATCAGACCTCTTTTTTGCGACGGCAAGGGACCATTCCGCTGGGTGGCTTTATCGGGCGATCCAGAGGATATAGCCAGAACTGATGAGAAGGTGGTAGAACTTTTTCCTCAAGATAAGGCGCTCTGCCGCTGGATTGAGCTGGCTCATGAGAAAGTAAAATTTCAAGGTCTTCCCGCCCGGATCTGCTGGCTTGGTTACGGTGACCGGGCGAAGCTCGGGCTGGCCATGAATGAGTTAGTTGCCTCGGGCGAAGTAAAAGCTCCTATCGTCATCGGCAGGGATCATCTCGATACCGGCTCTGTCGCCTCTCCTTACCGGGAGACAGAAGGGATGAAGGACGGCAGCGACGCAATCGCAGACTGGCCTGTTTTGAATGCTCTTCTCAATGTAGCCAGCGGAGCCAGCTGGGTTTCGGTACACCACGGTGGCGGCGTTGGGATGGGGCTTGCCATTCATGCTGGTCAGGTGATCGTTGCCGACGGCACACCCGAAATGGCGGGTCGCCTTGAGAGGGTGCTGAATAATGATCCTGGCATCGGTGTAGTCCGGCATGCGGATGCAGGGTACGGGCTGGCGCGCGACAATGCCCGCAAGTGGAAGATACAGATTCCCATGCTCGAGGATCAGTGA